The Saliniramus fredricksonii genome segment CGGGATGGCATCGGTGTTCTCCGGCAAGGCCGAAGCTGCGGAGGCGAGCCGGGAGGCCGACGTGGAGAAGCTCCACGCCAAGATCGGCCAGCTCGTGGTGGAACGCGATTTTTTTGGCGAAAGCCTTCGGTCGATGAGCCTGGACCGGAGGCGGGCGATGATCGAACCAGACCATCCCCGGCTGTCGATCGTGGCGCAATGCAAACTGCTCTCGATCAGCCGCTCCGGGCTGTATCACAAGCCAGCGCCCCAAGCTGCGGAGAAGGCGGCGGCGAACCTTGATCTGATGCGTCTGATCGACGAGCAGTTCATGGCGACGCCGTGGTACGGCTCGCGTCAGATGGTCCGTCATCTGCGCCGGGCAGGCCATGCGGTGGGTCGCAAACGGGTCCGTCGGCTGATGGCGAAGATCGGCCTGACGCCGATCTACCAGGAGCCGAGGACCACGATTGAGCACCCGGAACATAGGAAATACAAGTACCTTTTGAAGGATCTGGTCATCACCCGGCCCAACCATGTGTGGTGTTGCGACATCACCTATATTCCGATGCGACGCGGGTTCCTGTATCTGGTCGCGGTGATGGACTGGGTGACACGCAAGGTCCTGTCCTGGAAGCTGTCGAACACCATGGAGGCCGACTTCTGCATCGAGGCGCTGGAGGAAGCGATGGCCTGCTATGGCAAGCCGGAGATCTTCAACACCGATCAAGGCAGCCAGTTCACCAGCCCCCGTTTCGTCGACGTACTGCTCGATGCCGGGGTCCGGATCTCGATGGACGGCAAGGGGCGTTGGACGGACAACGTGTTCATCGAGCGGCTCTGGCGGCCACTGAAATACGAGTGCGTTTACATCCATGCGCTCAAAGCCGGCACCGCATTGCGGGCGGGGCTCGGAAACTGGATCAGCTACTACAATGCCGATCGACCGCACTCGGCCCTTGGCGGGGCGACCCCCGATGAGGCATATGGTCAAAACGGCGCCCAGCCTGATCCGGAGTTAACCCCGGATCAGGCCGAACCCCATCTCCAACTTGCGGCTTGAAAACCAAAGCACGATACCAGCTTATCTGAGCCGCGAACCTGTCCGACGAATGGGGGGCACCTCACTCCTATCCATGGCTGCGCCACGTCTTCGCCGACGGGGGTTATGCCGGCCCCAAACTGCGCAAGACGCGGTCGCGTCCGTCAAGCTGGTGTAATTTTCTGGATGGCCTGAGGTCATGATCAGGCGGCTTTTGTGGTTATGCTGAGGATGGGATCGATCTCCTCCTTGTCGATCTGTGCGAATGCCTCGACCATCATGTAGCGGCTTGATGTCTGCCATTCGTCATTCTGCTCGAAGAGCACGGCGCCGATCAAACGCATGATGGATGCTTCATTGGGGAAGATCCCGACGACGTCGGCGCGTCGCTTGACCTCCTTGTTCAGACGTTCAATTGGGTTCGTGCTGTGCAGTTTGGTGCGATGCTGGCGCGGGAATGACATGTAGGCCAGCACGTCGTGCTCGCTGGCATCCATGAGATCGGCCAGTTTTGGCCAGCGCGGGCGCAGTTGCTCTGCGACCTTGCGCCAGGTTTCGCCGGCATGGGTGCGGTCGGGTTGATCGAAGGCCTGTCGGATGGCAGCGGCGACGACAGTATGCTGACCACGCGAGACATGGGCCAGGGCGTTGCGCATCCAGTGGACGCGACAGCGTTGCCAGGTTGCTTCGAAGACCCGGGCGATGGCGGCTTTGAGGCCTGTATGCGCGTCGCTGATGACCAGTCTGACGCCCCCAGGCCGCGAACGCGCAGGGATCGAAGGAACTCGGTCCAGAATGTCTCGGCCTCGGACGGGCCGATACCGAGGCCGATGATCTCACGGCGTCCCTCGGTGTTGGCGGCCACGGCGATTATTGCGGCGACTGGTACGATCCGTCCGCCCTGGCGCACCTTCAGATAGGTGGCGTCGAGCCAGAGATAGGGCCATTCGCCGGTGAGCGGGCGGTTCAGGAACTCGCCGACACGTTCGTCGATGTCCTTGCACAGCTTCGACACCGTGCTCTTCGAAATGCCGCTCAGCCCCATGGCCTGCACCAGCTCATCGACGCGACGGGTCGAGACACCACTGATCCACGCCTCCTGGATGACGGCCACCAGCGCCTGTTCCGAGGTCTTGCGCGCTTCGAGAAAGCCCGGGAAGTAACTGCCTTGACGCAGCTTGGGAACCCGCAGGTTCAGCGTGCCCAGACGGGTATCGAGAGCGCGCTCTCGATACCCGTTACGCCACGTCGTGCGTTCGCCGCTGCGCTCGTGCTTGCCAGCGCCGATCAGGCCTTCGACATCCGCCTCCATGATCAGCTGCAGGACGGCCTCGGCAACGCTGCGCAGAAAGTCTCCCTGATCGTGCTTGGCCAGAAGTTCGGACAGGTCCATGTTCGTCTTGGTCATCGGGGTCTCCATGTGGTCCGGGGTTGAAGTCAGCAAACTCCACCTCGACCATACACCTCGATGGCCACCCAGGATCACACCGTTGACGGCACTGAAATTACACCAGCTCCTTGGACGCTACCCAAGACGCTTGCCGGAATGGGCAAATGGAACATCGATATCGTCAAACGATCCGATACGGCGCAGGGCTTCGAGGTCTTGCCCCGCAGATGGGTCGTCGAGCGAACATTCGCCTGGCTCGGTCGATGCCGCCGCCTCGCAAAGGACTGGGAGAAAACCATCGAGAGCACCACTGCATGGCTGACCGTCGCCCACATCCGCATCGTTACGCGACGGCTCGCAAGATACTGCTAAACGGACTGAAATTATGAGTCAGACACTAAGACGTTACCGTTTTTACGCAGATTGTTCAGGCTGTGGAAGCCGAAAATCGACGGCTTGCGGGTCAGATTACGTTTCGTTAAGGGTTTGCGGGCTGAATACATTCTGCAGCGGAAAATACTTTCTGCTGCCTGGGGTAGGAATGCCGGGGGCGGTCGTTCCTGCCGTAACGTCCACGACACAGCTTCGCTGGAAATTACGGAGAGGATTCATCTTAATGACTGCTTTTGGTACGGTATCTCACCGTCGGCGTAGCCTTGTGCCTTGCGCAGGATCCTTCAGGCCATCACGCGCCTGCCTCGCCCTTCTGGGCTGCGTGTTGCTGGCATCGGTGCCCGTATTCACCGGCACGGCCTCCGCCAATGACCGGGTCTCCGCGACAACCATGCAGCAGGCCGAGCGCAACACGGCGGCGCCGTTCGACACGCGGGAGCGCGCGCGCACGCGATCAGGTATCGGGCGTCGTCCCCTTGGACGTGCGCCTTATGTATGCACGCCGAGCGGCTTCGGTCGTACGGCGTCCTGTCAGTTGCGCGGGCGCAGCAGTTCCGCATTCAACTGATCCGCTCGCGCTTGCGACAATGCCAGGACCAGGCGCTTTCGACGATGCGTAACGGGTCGCTGTAACGTGCGCTCCAGCCGAGCAGAGTGTGCGCGCGCTGCGCATCGGCGATGAGCTCCGGCGGATCGCCAGGGCGGCGCGGGCCGTAACGCAGTTCGACCTGGCGCCCGGTTACAGCCTCGACCATGGTGATGATCTCGCGCACGGACATGCCGCGACCGGCGCCGAGATTGAGCGGCTGCGAGGCGATGCCGGAATCGAGCGCCGCGAGCGCGCGCAGATGCGCATCGGCCAGATCGGCCACGTGGATATAGTCGCGAATGCAGGTGCCGTCGTGGGTTGGATAGTCGATGCCGAAAACCGTCAGCGGCTCCCCGCCCGAAGCGGCTTCGAGGGCGAGCGGTACGAGCCTCGTTTCCGGTGCGTGATCCTCACCGATCTCGCCATCAAAATCGTCGCCGGCGGCGTTGAAATAGCGCAAAGCCAGCCAGCGCAGGCCGTGGGCGCGCTCGAAATCGGCGAGCATGTGCTCGACCATCAGCTTAGAGGCGCCGTACGGATTGATCGGTCGCGTCGGCGTGCTCTCGGTGATCGGAAGCTGCGACGGCTCACCATAGACGGCACAGGTGCTCGACAGAACGACCTTGCCAACACCCCCGTCGCGCAGCGCCTCCAGCAGCGTCAGGGAACCGGCGAGGTTATTGCGGTAGTACTTGCCGGGATCCGCGATCGATTCTCCAACATAGGCATGCGCCGCGAAATGAATGGCCGCCTGCGGTCGGTATTGCCGGATCGCGGCATCGAGGGTGGCGCGATCGGTGATGTCACCATGGACGAGCGGACCCCAGCGCACAGCCGCGCGATGCCCCGAAACGAGATTGTCATAAACGACAGGGTGATAGCCGGCACTCGCGAGGGCCTTGCAGGTCTGTGCACCGATATAGCCGGCGCCGCCGGTGATGAGAACCGTGCTCATGCCGCCCTCATATGTTTTGTATTGTGACTGTGCCGTTTCGATGCACGACTTAGCGGTGGATAAATATCACACTTGCGCGTTTTCATTT includes the following:
- the galE gene encoding UDP-glucose 4-epimerase GalE, translating into MSTVLITGGAGYIGAQTCKALASAGYHPVVYDNLVSGHRAAVRWGPLVHGDITDRATLDAAIRQYRPQAAIHFAAHAYVGESIADPGKYYRNNLAGSLTLLEALRDGGVGKVVLSSTCAVYGEPSQLPITESTPTRPINPYGASKLMVEHMLADFERAHGLRWLALRYFNAAGDDFDGEIGEDHAPETRLVPLALEAASGGEPLTVFGIDYPTHDGTCIRDYIHVADLADAHLRALAALDSGIASQPLNLGAGRGMSVREIITMVEAVTGRQVELRYGPRRPGDPPELIADAQRAHTLLGWSARYSDPLRIVESAWSWHCRKRERIS